CCTCGTGATCTCCTCCCCTCTCTGGCTCTCTGTCTCTGTGTGcgtctctctctttcttaaaAGAGTTTGGGTCTCTCCACCTTCCAACAGTCCCATGTGATGAGTGACCTCACCTCTATAAAACCCCACCTCCGCCGAGAGGCTTGTGACGTGCTCACATCGACCATTGCCTTTCATACTCGCACCACATCACAGCCCATTTGAGGGGTGGTACTAGGTAGCAGTGTTCCCTTTGTTTTCTTGGCCTGCGAGTGAGCGAGAGATCGAGGAGATCGATGGCGAGCTGCAAGGGTCTCGGCGGAGAGGGGAGCGCGCCGGCGCCTCACGTCCTCGCGGTGGACGACAGCTCGGTCGACCGCGCCGTTCTCGCCAGCATCCTCAGGAGCTCTCAGTTCCGCGGTGAGTAAGCAGTCGATCCCGTGGCGGAAGTTCTTCTACTACCTTGTGGTTTTGTTCTTGAAACGTGAAGCTTTTCGCGTTTCCATGCATGCAGTGACGGCCGTGGACAGCGGGAAGAGGGCACTGGAGTTGCTTGGCTCGGTACGTGTCTTGCTGAACCTTCACCATTCtctcttggattttttttcctttgcggGGTTCTAACGTGTTCTTGGGTTGCAGGAGCCCAATGTGAGCATGATCATCACCGACTACTGGATGCCGGAGATGACTGGATATGAGCTCCTCAAGAAGGTCAAGGTACGTACATGACACAGTCGCCATTGTTTTCTTCCAGCAATTCGTTAGCAGTAGTATATCATTCATGCATAAATCACTTAAATTTTGTGGTTGCAACGGAATGGCACGCATGCAGGAGTCCTCCAGGCTGAAGGAGATCCCCGTAGTGATCATGTCCTCGGAGAACGTGCCGACCAGGATCAACAGGTCAGTAGATCTGCGTCGTATTTTTACTCATGTCCAAGCACTGACATGTTTCATGCTTGTTTAGTGGTAGCAGATTATTTTCTGCTTCCTTGACATGTTTTTGCATGGTTCGTCAGGTGCTTGGAGGAAGGAGCAGAGGATTTCCTGCTGAAGCCTGTCCGCCCGTCCGATGTGTCGCGCCTGTGCAGCCGCGTCCTCCGGTGAGCACGGCCACGGCGGCAGAGGAGCATGCTCCGGCAAGCATGTGTGAATCCAGTGTTTTGGAGGCTTGGAGTAGTAGTAGGCTAGTCGTAGCAGCAGGATTCCAAGTTATGTATGTGTTCATGCAGCATTGGGGCTCGTATAATCTAGGCTATGGGACTTGTGTATTTAGCTTCactttctctcattttcccctttGTCGTGTTAGTGTTCTGGTAGAAGTACTCTGTGACTGGTTGGAAGTATGTTCAGTTCAGTAGTAAAAATATGTTCTGTTCCCCTGCACGTTTCACTTTCAATGCATGAGTTTGTTCGGTCGAACTGAACTTTGCTTTTTAAGTGTTGGCCTCGGCATGAGGTTTGCTTCATTTACGTGGAGCAGGTCCACACTCCACGACCGCACTGTTTCTCTAGTCCTGGCAATAAACATGTCCTGTTATATCGATCTCACGTGCGAGCAGACGCAGTACACGAGCCGTGGGAGTAACAAACTCAAGACTTAGTTGTGTAATTGGATCGGACGATATCACCGATAATATATTCTATATTACATTTTTTATCGGAATTAGAGTCGCACAAGGATGGTGTTTCACATTTATTTATTAGAATTAGAGTCACATAAGATAGTACATATACATATCTGGATAGTCTCTATTATAAATagaatataaattaatatagattaaaTAGGTGGCAGAGTCAGATATAGACAACGTCgcatatgaatatttatttagAGGCATTTAACTTTTTACTACTTTCAGTTGGTGAGTAGTAATAAATTTATCATCCAGACTTATAAATTTGCCACCAAATGATcacaacatgaaaaaaaatcattaaatcataagtgatgggtgataatcgGTATTAGTGAGGGATCTCGTACCCGTGATTCTTAtcacatcactaatgatagttcattaatgatgggtcacaggtcattagtgacgggtcataactttgATCCGTTACTAATTACTGAATATTAGTAACGGGTTGTAATCTTAATCTATCACTAATAatcgatgaatattttttaaattttttgacacgaaaaaattttaaaaaatattttttttatctgagCCATCTCAACGCAGGTCCATCACATATGTCTCACAAGCCATatatttttcacattgttttcaagtttgcgttctatgaaaatcgaacccacgacctcctcctcgcgtgTATAGTTAACTTACCACTTCTGGTATCATGTAGTTGTGATAAAAAttggatattttatcattttaacctTTTTTACCGAAAGTCACACGTCATAactaactcgtcactaatgattaattttgccaaattttatcgAGTGTTATAATTTAATAGGTGAAccggagtgcattcggtaatacgagcataacttttgtatacggattccaatttcgatattttttgactctacagacatctaacaaaaagttacatccgtttctcctcAACTTTTGTATACAGACTTCGACttggttattagtgacagattataAGTTGACACATTATTAATGACTGGTataggatgacctgtcactaatgagtggatcattagtgacgggtcaagttgtgatccgtcactaatgactggtctacgatgacccgtcattaatgatctagacattagtgacgggtcacaacttgacccgtcactaatagctGGCTTAGGACGATCCGtaactgatgaccttatcattaatGACGTGTTATAAtttgacccgtcattaatgactgacCTAagacgatccgtcactaataacctagtcattagtgacagatcacaacttgaccatcactaatgactgatctagtacgacccgtcactaatgaacttgtcatcagtgacgggtcacaacttgacccatcactattatcatcaattACGGGTTTATATCTGGTCCCGATCAGAAGGATTATTAGTGACACATCCTTATTGGATctgtcactaataggacattagtgacatgtgttGAGGAactgtcactaatgtggtgtcgtCTTtactggtttcttacgtagtagattagggttccgaagtttgaaaccccggacaagataacctaagtacatacaaCCTTGAAgggctggcggtctgaccgtcgcCCCGCAGAAGGTTTTGACGCCTAGCGGTCTGAACGCAAGACCCTACCGATGCCACTTTACGAGGCCGCCGACGAAGGCTATAGCGAAACCTTCGACCACGAAGGGCACCAAATATTCTATGAgattagtggagtgcttctaaagtgatttggacaatatTCATCAAGCTAAAGTCAAAAAACTCCATGGATAAGCCCAAGGCTAGGGTTAAACTTAGGTCTAAACGACATGGAGATCGACTCAAGCTTAAGAATGATAGAGAATCGGTAGGGGGTGTCTCACCTTGGTGTAGATAAGCTTTCTATTAGAGGGGATTACTCCGGGAAAGCTCCAATTTGGAGATCGGACCCCGAAGTGGTTTGGAGCTTAAGGTGGATGAACTCGTGCGAAAATTTCACCAATGACGAgggtgaaggggatgagctcgatgAAGCCTTTGGGAAGCTTGAGGAAGTCTTCTCCGTCAATCTCCGGTCGTCGTGCACGTCGAGGTGGTTTCTCTCTcggtgtgggtgaaggagtgagtgagagtgagagtgtgagagagttggtTGACTtccttaagtggagcctctgcgctgtggcggtcagaccgcgggatATGTCGGTCAAACTGTGGGAAGCTCACGTGGCAAGTCTACGTGGCTGCCCCCTGGTCGTCAGACCGCAGGGAATCTCGGTCAGCTCATTCATCCATTATctgaatatgtggttgtacacCGCAAGCAACCGACCAGGGGACACACGCCTAGAATGTCAGAACCTCGTATtggtaatcttcaacatcttcactcactgagcagcaccacacgtgtcgcatggtatagaaaaaatagcatgtatgagcacatgacgcgctcagcaagcgcgggaaagataatgatatataTGCTTactataaaaatagtctaatacgtggtatatttgtgtaagtgcaagtaaagaaaacaataatgtaattcaaaaacattaaacagttgttaagtgaatatacCCCAACAACCCGATAACAAACCATCCAAGGTTAACCATCCcataaaccataaccaacttGTATCCCTGTattataccataaccatctaattaaataaggatccaagtctctcataatcgagagcacgactgttataatagttttacactctgcagaggttagccaacttttagccacgagtcatgatatccatgttgctgtgttaactagacacttaacacacaccagtggtgtgccaccaagagatcactacaaagcattgtccatcaattaggtcctagtACCCCAATAAATACCAGtcaggtgtctaattgatatgctaagccttacccgtATCGGCCTCGTGTTTGAACGGTATTTCTTAGGTTGTTGCTCCTCGAACCGGTCCATATATGTgacacttgagcaaagactatccaatagggaaataaccaacaaaatctAACACCTTTTCTTGAAATGTATCCACAaacccaccacatgaaccatcattatcaaaccaactccttgccaaGTTCTGGGGTTCTATGTTACtgaaacaagttcatcatcaccattgcatatatccactaaacatgtatatgacacttttcaacattccaaaaatatgactaagcaattttacctaaaagatttttatcaactaccacttagactttaagaaatataaataaaactAAATAAATCTTAACATAAATAACTACTTATCAAATTAATAAACATTACATGTAGTCGGTACTGAAACACCGTCCACCCTGGACGGTCCTTGAAGTACCGACCACCCCTGAGCATCATGCGGCCCAACCATATTTGGTTCAGTGATTTCCATGGTGAGTCCATGAGGGCGAAGGACCAAGTTTGTTTCAAGTCTGGGTGGGATTGGGCCAGATTTGGTGGCCTATTGCTGGCCCAATATCTAGTTTTCATAATAATCCATATTTCATCTACTGTGAATTAAGATTTTCTTTTGTTAGGTACAGGTTTCTTAAGAGTTCATTCTTAGATACAGTTGATAACTATGTGACGCATGATTGCAAATTTTCCAGATCTCTAGATAGGGTCTATCTATCTAATCTGATAGAATTCAAATTTCGGAACAAACGTGCGGTTAACAGCTATGGAATCGGCAAACAAGCACGTGGCTCACCGGTAAGACGCAAGGACACGTTTTTAACGGTTCAGGATTCAAACCTCGGATTTACACCTCGTTAAAAGGTCTCTAAAGGAGACCTAGGAGGAACCGGTGTAAAAAAAAAACGTCTATGGAATCGGAGGATTGCATATGTGCAATCTGATTGCAGCAATCAGAAGCTAAACGCAAACGTACCTGATTCCTCCCGAGCCCTTATAAAGAAGCTGGCTTTCTGTGCTTCATCTGAAGGATTCCCTCTAAATTAGAGCTAAAACACCACTTTGGTTCCCTGATTTTTCTTTGGATTTTCCTATTTGCCAATCTAGTAATTTATATTTTACCAaaagaaaaaagtaaaaaaaaaagtatattcTAGTTTCCGATCTTGGGAGGATTGCcactttattttctctattttctctagaaaaatagagagaaaaatgCACTTTATTGAGGGAATCCGACCTTAGGAATTAGAGATCTTGCCATAGTGCCATCGAGATTGGACGGGAGAGATGGTAAGACCCTCTCTATCCCGAATTCTGCGTGCCGCCGGTTCCTCCTCCCATTGCCAACATACTTCGAAACTGATCCTCTTGCAGGGACCAAAATTTGCGCGTCGCCAGTGGGGACCGGACTCCAGTCGGCAGGAGATTCGATGTTGGGCGGGGAACGGTGGCATCGCCCATCGGTGCCGGTGCATTTTGGCTCGGTCGGGCGCCGCCGCACCGGAGGCGCTGGCCGGTGCGAGCGTTTGTGATGGGCCGCATTTTCATTGGGCCTAACAAATGACAGAAATGGAGGCCCAAACAGAAACATGTAATTAGGCCTTGTGGGAGTTTTGGGCTTCACTGACAGGCACAAGGTTGGGCTTTGTTTGGTCAGATTGACAGTTGAGCCTGAACGGAAAAGCTTGCAAATGAACAGAGCTTTTTAATCATCCGTACAAAGAATAACCACCGATTGTAACTTAAGAGGTACTATATCTACGGTAACAAACTCAAGTTGTAGTTTTGGTACCTCTCGGTACCTTTCCAAGGACCATAAAACTTCTGTAGTTAAGTCTGAAACTTTAGAAGCGAACGAGCACTCATGCCGTGAGCCGAGGCAATTACCTGCTGAACTAGAAGTTGCACGAGGACACCAGCGTCCCTCTGCCCGTCTTCGACGAGTTGGTCCAGGTGCAGCTGCCGCAGCGTCAGGTCGAAGTCGCTGCTCCACTGATCCCTTCCGCCGCACGACGTCCCGATGGAGACCAGGCTCTGCCGCGCGCCGCCAGTTCCCCTCCGGCGGCTCCTTCGAGGGCTCTGGATTGAGACAAGTAGCACACAATGAGCTGACACGGATCATCCAAACAAATCATCGTGGACTCATCGTGAACACCATGCACCTGTGTGACTCGCACTTTCTTCGGTGGCAAGGTTGCGTAAGCGTCGTCTTCAGTCGGAAGCTGCGCGTGAACGGCGAGGTTTCTGCATCT
This genomic window from Phragmites australis chromosome 7, lpPhrAust1.1, whole genome shotgun sequence contains:
- the LOC133923579 gene encoding two-component response regulator ORR5: MASCKGLGGEGSAPAPHVLAVDDSSVDRAVLASILRSSQFRVTAVDSGKRALELLGSEPNVSMIITDYWMPEMTGYELLKKVKESSRLKEIPVVIMSSENVPTRINRCLEEGAEDFLLKPVRPSDVSRLCSRVLR